A single genomic interval of Daucus carota subsp. sativus chromosome 1, DH1 v3.0, whole genome shotgun sequence harbors:
- the LOC108210518 gene encoding VQ motif-containing protein 4 — METSMKLQENQNPSLVSSPNSNSTNSSSSSNTTHQKSMTHPCTPRAPAPPPVIRSEPNNPNPTTFVQADSSSFKQVVQMLTGSSDTAKIAANASNRPDPIKNPIPIVKTGSKKEKASKLYERRNSMKNFKISPLIPGLVNGYSGSPRKPSPAEILSPSMLNFPSLVLSPVTPLIPDPFNRSQQNGLGPNINMDAENKAIAHKGFYLHPSPSNTPRGSEPRLLPLFPVTSPRASGSSNSS; from the coding sequence ATGGAAACATCAATGAAACTCCAAGAAAATCAAAACCCATCTCTAGTTTCATCACCAAATAGCAATAGCACCAACAGTTCAAGCTCTAGTAACACAACCCACCAGAAAAGCATGACCCACCCATGTACGCCCAGAGCTCCGGCTCCGCCACCGGTCATCAGATCCGAACCTAACAACCCGAACCCGACAACTTTTGTTCAAGCTGACTCGTCTTCATTCAAGCAAGTAGTTCAGATGCTCACCGGATCTTCAGATACAGCGAAAATTGCTGCTAATGCTTCTAACCGACCCGACCCGATTAAGAATCCCATACCAATTGTGAAAACCGGGTCAAAGAAAGAGAAGGCGTCTAAGCTTTATGAGAGGCGAAACAGCATGAAGAACTTCAAAATCAGCCCATTGATTCCGGGTCTTGTGAATGGGTATTCGGGTTCGCCCCGAAAACCCAGCCCGGCCGAAATTCTGTCACCCAGTATGCTGAATTTCCCATCACTAGTTCTTAGCCCGGTGACACCTTTGATACCCGACCCGTTTAACAGGTCTCAGCAAAATGGGCTGGGTCCGAATATTAACATGGACGCCGAAAACAAAGCAATTGCTCACAAGGGATTTTATTTGCATCCATCTCCATCAAATACTCCAAGAGGTTCGGAGCCCCGGCTTTTGCCTTTGTTTCCTGTCACATCTCCTAGAGCTTCAGGTTCTTCTAATTCATCATGA
- the LOC108208348 gene encoding pistil-specific extensin-like protein, which yields MTALSPKPMGLLHLALLFSTFVFALGTATIAQPPTALAPAPAPHHHKPGGHHHHHKHAPTPAPAPLAKPPTHAPAPSPLKPPVKPPVQPVKPPVKAPSHAPTPLPARKLVAVQGVVYCKPCNYTGVETLLGATPLLGAVVKLQCNNTKYPLVVQGKTDKNGYFSLNAPKTITTYGVHKCRVFVVSSPEKKCDKPTNLRYGVKGAILEKSTKPPVSTKTPATFEMFSVGPFAFEPSTKKPCSH from the exons ATGACTGCTCTCTCTCCAAAACCCATGGGCCTCCTCCACCTCGCACTCCTCTTCTCCACCTTTGTCTTTGCTCTCGGCACAGCCACAATAGCCCAGCCACCCACCGCCCTTGCACCAGCCCCAGCTCCTCACCACCACAAGCCCGGAggtcaccaccaccaccacaaaCACGCACCCACCCCAGCCCCCGCACCCCTCGCTAAACCACCCACCCACGCCCCCGCTCCTTCTCCTCTCAAGCCCCCAGTCAAACCTCCAGTTCAGCCAGTCAAACCACCAGTCAAAGCACCATCTCACGCCCCCACTCCCCTCCCAGCCAGGAAGCTCGTAGCTGTTCAAGGCGTTGTCTACTGCAAGCCCTGCAACTACACTGGCGTCGAAACTCTCTTGGGAGCCACTCCCCTTCTCG GTGCTGTGGTGAAGCTACAATGTAACAACACAAAGTACCCACTAGTAGTCCAAGGCAAGACAGACAAGAATGGCTACTTCTCACTTAATGCCCCCAAGACAATCACCACCTATGGAGTCCACAAGTGCAGAGTGTTTGTGGTTTCTTCGCCTGAGAAGAAGTGTGACAAGCCCACCAATCTGCGTTACGGAGTGAAGGGTGCGATCTTGGAGAAATCAACAAAGCCACCAGTGTCTACAAAGACTCCTGCTACCTTTGAAATGTTCAGTGTGGGTCCATTTGCTTTTGAGCCTTCTACCAAGAAGCCATGCAGTCACTAG
- the LOC108223994 gene encoding protein RALF-like 33 codes for MSSPNKMSSNYVLLFFLVAFSALAVAESSYFRKNSVILPHKLATPEAHGMGKVHEITERHRRVLAGSSHISYSALSANKVPCNNRGQSYYNCGATGKANPYQRSCTAATRCARH; via the coding sequence CTCTAACTATGTTCTCTTGTTCTTCCTTGTGGCTTTCTCAGCACTGGCTGTCGCGGAATCATCCTATTTCAGGAAAAACAGTGTCATCTTACCACACAAGCTCGCGACACCAGAAGCCCATGGCATGGGGAAAGTACACGAGATAACAGAACGCCACCGCAGAGTGCTGGCAGGGTCAAGTCACATAAGCTATAGTGCACTTAGCGCGAACAAGGTACCTTGCAATAACCGTGGCCAATCCTACTACAACTGCGGAGCAACTGGAAAGGCCAACCCGTATCAACGTAGCTGCACTGCTGCAACACGATGCGCTCGTCATTAG